One genomic region from Trueperaceae bacterium encodes:
- the hslU gene encoding ATP-dependent protease ATPase subunit HslU, with product MIGDLVTRNAELSPIEIVEELDRHIVGQSKAKRMMAVALRNHYRRRRLPLEVQAEVTPKNIMLIGPTGVGKTEIARRLAKLARAPFLKVEATKFTEVGYVGRDVDSIVRDLVHAAAAMVEREKKEAVMDRARQAAEERLLDVLIPGGATDSRERMRALLKGGEFEDRPVEIEVKDEPQTMLPMPGMEEAGLNLQEMFKRFMPERTTRRKTTVRDARRILENEEADALIDHDGVTSEAVDRAENLGIVFIDEIDKIAGNERTGGADVSGEGVQRDLLPIVEGTQVTTRYGPVRTDHILFIAAGAFSVAKPSDLIPELQGRFPIRVELEELSATDFQRILTQPRFALTKQYTELLAVDGTHLRFEESGILALAEYAEKVNREVEDIGARRLHTVIETVLEDIAFGTDLGIVKVDRALVEKKLADIVEDEDLSRYVL from the coding sequence GTGATTGGCGACCTCGTAACGCGCAACGCCGAGCTCAGCCCCATCGAGATCGTGGAGGAACTCGACCGCCACATCGTCGGGCAGAGCAAGGCCAAGCGCATGATGGCCGTTGCCCTCCGCAACCACTACCGCCGTAGGCGCTTGCCCCTCGAGGTGCAAGCGGAGGTGACGCCGAAGAACATCATGCTCATCGGCCCCACCGGGGTCGGGAAGACCGAGATCGCCAGGCGCCTCGCGAAGCTCGCCAGGGCGCCCTTCCTCAAGGTGGAGGCCACCAAGTTCACGGAGGTCGGCTACGTGGGCCGCGACGTCGACTCGATCGTCCGCGACCTCGTCCACGCCGCGGCCGCGATGGTCGAGCGCGAGAAGAAGGAAGCCGTGATGGACCGCGCGCGCCAGGCGGCCGAGGAGCGCCTGCTCGACGTCCTCATCCCCGGCGGCGCGACGGACAGCCGCGAGCGCATGCGCGCCCTGCTCAAGGGCGGCGAGTTCGAGGACCGCCCGGTCGAGATCGAGGTGAAGGACGAGCCCCAGACCATGTTGCCCATGCCGGGCATGGAGGAGGCCGGCCTCAACCTGCAGGAGATGTTCAAGCGCTTCATGCCGGAGCGCACGACGCGCCGCAAGACGACCGTCAGGGACGCGCGCCGCATCCTCGAGAACGAGGAGGCCGACGCGCTCATCGACCACGACGGCGTGACGAGCGAGGCCGTCGACAGGGCCGAGAACCTGGGCATCGTGTTCATCGACGAGATCGACAAGATCGCGGGCAACGAGCGCACGGGCGGCGCCGACGTGTCCGGCGAGGGCGTGCAGCGCGACCTCCTCCCCATCGTGGAGGGCACGCAGGTGACGACGCGCTACGGACCCGTGCGCACCGACCACATCCTGTTCATCGCGGCGGGCGCGTTCTCCGTGGCCAAGCCGAGCGACCTCATCCCCGAGCTGCAGGGCCGCTTCCCCATCCGCGTCGAGCTGGAGGAGCTGAGCGCGACCGACTTCCAGCGCATCCTCACCCAGCCGCGCTTCGCGCTCACCAAGCAGTACACGGAGCTCCTGGCGGTGGACGGCACTCACCTGCGCTTCGAGGAGAGCGGCATCCTGGCGCTCGCCGAGTACGCCGAGAAGGTCAACCGCGAGGTCGAGGACATCGGCGCGCGCCGCCTCCACACCGTCATCGAGACGGTGCTCGAGGACATCGCCTTCGGCACCGACCTGGGCATCGTGAAGGTCGACAGGGCGCTCGTCGAGAAGAAGCTCGCCGACATCGTGGAGGACGAGGACCTCAGTCGGTACGTGTTGTAG
- a CDS encoding prolyl oligopeptidase family serine peptidase yields MFSSLAIAQTSTTETMRHAGLERAYYLHVPAGIGAQAAGERAAVPLVLVLHGRGGDGSGTADLTGFDDVADEHGFVVAYPTGLDGQWNYVDGIPGYELNVPDVEFLRALVAELTARYPIDPARVYVAGFSNGGYMAQHLACKATDLFAAFASVSAAGYGGQPTNCGDPDPVSILFIHGTADAVVPFAGLRQQGPNGPITVLASVEQTFSYWAYRIGCGDGIRPTVLPSTLSPTMAVHVLEALDCPAGRELRLVVIVGGGHNWPGRPGKLPAEVGGEVSLDVDASRYIWEFFEGHALK; encoded by the coding sequence ATGTTCAGCTCGCTCGCCATCGCCCAGACCTCCACCACCGAGACCATGCGACACGCCGGCCTGGAGCGCGCCTACTACCTGCACGTCCCGGCCGGGATCGGCGCCCAGGCGGCCGGCGAGCGGGCCGCGGTCCCCCTGGTCCTGGTGCTCCATGGCCGCGGCGGCGACGGGTCCGGCACCGCCGACCTGACCGGCTTCGACGATGTCGCCGACGAGCACGGCTTCGTCGTGGCGTACCCGACCGGTCTCGACGGTCAGTGGAACTACGTGGACGGCATCCCGGGGTACGAGCTGAACGTGCCGGACGTCGAGTTCCTGCGCGCCCTGGTGGCGGAGCTGACCGCTCGCTACCCTATCGACCCGGCCAGGGTGTACGTGGCGGGCTTCTCGAACGGCGGCTACATGGCCCAGCACCTGGCCTGCAAGGCCACCGACCTGTTCGCGGCGTTCGCGAGCGTGAGCGCGGCGGGGTACGGCGGCCAGCCGACCAACTGCGGCGACCCTGACCCGGTATCCATCCTGTTCATCCACGGCACCGCAGACGCCGTCGTGCCGTTCGCCGGCCTGCGCCAGCAGGGCCCCAACGGCCCCATCACCGTGCTGGCCAGCGTGGAGCAGACGTTCAGCTACTGGGCGTACCGCATCGGTTGCGGCGACGGCATCCGACCGACGGTGCTGCCGAGCACGCTGTCGCCGACCATGGCAGTGCACGTGCTCGAGGCGCTCGACTGCCCTGCGGGGCGTGAGCTGCGCCTGGTCGTGATCGTGGGCGGCGGCCACAACTGGCCCGGTCGGCCGGGCAAGTTGCCAGCCGAGGTCGGCGGCGAGGTCAGCCTCGACGTGGACGCCTCGCGCTACATCTGGGAGTTCTTCGAGGGGCACGCGCTGAAGTAG